Within Fusarium keratoplasticum isolate Fu6.1 chromosome 8, whole genome shotgun sequence, the genomic segment GGAACGGCCCGTCCATTGTTTTGCCTTTGATGCCGGCAGCCGGGCGTGATTGTGTTTTTTGTTTGTGCTGTGTAGTACCGTGATACTCTTAACACGAGGAGTGCACCACAGTATTGGATAGATAGCAAAAAAGATTTGCACGTCACATCGTGAATAGCGATCTCAATCATGGGTGGAGGTACCCTCCCAATGATTGACGTCGGCGGTCGTCCGGAGGGCTGAAAGCGTCGGGGCCAGATTGCGACCCCCGTTAAAGAaaagaggatgagatgagatcgCGTCCAGGCACGTGCAGCCTGCGGAACCGGTATTGCGGGTTTTGTGCAAgaccccgaggccatcaGGAAGAAACCGTTTGTGGGCTAGTGGATAGCTGAGCGGTTGGGGCTAGACATGGCAGCTGTAGATCAAAGGGACTAGCGAAACTTTGGGTGACAAGCGTGAGTCGAGAAAGATGGTTGGAGAGATGCGATTGGAGAAGCTAAAAGGGGAGGAAATGAGGTTGAGCttgtggttgttggagatgaatAATGGTGTTGAACAGGTTGGAACGGTTACCCTACAGCCTCGCAGAATCGaaagatgccaagaagaatACAGCCCTTGCAATGCTACCCTTTCCAATAACACCGTCACTTATGATACTACAGGTGTTAATGCTCGCAAAATGAAACGCCTTAAAAGTGCAGTTATAAACAATGAGGCGTGTTTTATCTTGATGATCCCCCGCTTGAGCCCTGAGCCACTCGCTGCAGGCAGTCGGTAGGCGACGTCATGGCAAACGACAATGCCCCGCGTTTGGCGGGGGCTAAGGATACCAAGTTTCAGCTTCACACTCAGCAACATCCAAGCTTCATCATCCAACAAACAGCTCGCGACAGATAGCttcacacacacacacgcacgcCCACCATGTCTTCCACAACAGACCCCAACCCCTCCGACGCCCGCCCGGCCTTTATCCCCCTCGAGGCGAACCCCCAGCTCATGACGACGCTCATCCACAAGCTCGGCGTGTCGCCGGCCCTCGGGATGCACGACGTCTACTCCCTCACCGACCCGGACCTGCTGGCATTCATCCCGCGCCCCGCGCTGGCTCTGCTGCTCGTGTTCCCCGTCAGCGCCGCGTACGAGAGCCACCGCATGGCCGAGGATAGCTTGGTGGACGAGTACCGCGGCAAGGGTGATGCGGAGCCGGTGCTTTGGTGGCCGCAGACCATTCGGAATGCGTGTGGGCTTATGGGACTCTTGCACGCCGTGAGCAACGGAAACGCGCGAAACTTTATCGGTAAGATTATTCCTATGTGATTGTCTAGGCGTGCATGTCTAACGCATCGCAGAGGAGGGTTCCACGCTCGACACgctcatcaagaagagcatCCCCCTCGGCCCCGACGGCCGCGCCCGCGTCCTCGAACAAACCCCCGACCTCGCAACAGCCCACAAAGAAGCCGCCTCCCAAGGCGACACGCCCGCTCCCCCCGCCGAAGACGACGTCGAGCTGCACTACGTCTGCTTTGCCAAGGGATCCGACGGTGGACTCTGGGAGCTCGACGGACGACGCAAGGGACCGATCCGAAGGGGAGATCTGCtagaggatgaggatgtgTTGAGTAGCAAGGGACTTAGTCTGGGGGCGTTGAAGTTTTTGGAGAGGGAGGGTGGTGATTTGAGGTTTAGTGCTGTTGCGCTTGCTGGGTCTGTTGATTAGATGGACGGAGTTGAGATACCCAAAATACAAGGATGTCCAGATAGCAGGATATGGTCTTCTGAGCTGTTGGATATATGTGTCCTTGCTGGGCCATCAGCTCTTCAATCTGCTGTAGCGATAGAGGCAAAGACCTATTGCCTGGACTGTGATCACTGCCCAGGGATAAACAAAAATAGTTAGTACTGCATCAATAGTAAAATGTCAAAGCCACACTCGTGTTAGAAGTTGTAAGCCATTCTGACAGGCTGGCGTCTTAGGCGCGTGAATAGTCGACGACAAGGCAGATTCTTGAAGCCACGTCTTGAGAGGCATTAGTAGCTCCCCCACTTTGTGAAGGCAGCgactttaatattaactgGCCACTACCCGTGCCgattcttctttcttcacAATTGATCAATTCTGACAAAATGCGTAATTTACATGTTAATGTTGAAGTTGGACAACGCTGACTGTGTTAGGTATCGCTCGTTGGCTCTTGGGTAGAGGCCCCGAACACAGCggcctcatcatcggcaaTGATGCGTCTGGAAAGACGACGATGCTCTACAAGCTGAAGCTGGGAGAGATAGTCACGACAATTCCCACAATCGGCTTCAATGTAGAGACCCTCGAATATCCAGATGGCGGCAAAATTACTCTCTGGGACGTGGGAGGTGAGATTTGCCCGTTTCAGCTTGGATCGTATACTAACATTTGCAGGATGCGACAAGATCAGGCCTCTCATCCGACATTACATGCAGCCAGATCGTTTCCTCATCTTTATCCAGAGCTGTGGCGATCTAGATCCCGACAGGATCAAATTCTCTCTAGAGTATCTCCGCATGggcttggccatgatggctgagcAAGGATGTCGACATATGTTTatcctcttcaacaagcAAGACCTCCTCCCGCCTGACGAGAGAGACTCCATCGTCAAAGGTATAAGAGTCCAGATTGAGAAAGAGATTGCTCCTTACCTTGGGAATCACGACATCAGGATTTTGGATTATCCTGGTTTGTGCGCGACGTCTGGCGAGCAGCTTTATCCTGCCATGGAGGAAATTAGACAGACGATCcagcagatcaagaagcCCGCACAACCAGACACTAAGGCTCAAGTAGCAGAACTGGAGAAGGGACCGAGTGACACAGAACTAATTGAGCGCGTAAAAAAGGCCAATGCGGACGCTGTTGATGCCGAGAGCTTCTGGGCCTCATTCATGGACGGTAGTCTGAACTCGTGGGACCACTACACCCATCTGAGAGCTGGCTTCTTTGTGTTGCATGATTGCTTCGCTAGAGGATTTGGTCTTTTGGAGTGTGCCGATGAGTTTATGGCCCATCTCAATCGTCTGAGGCAGGGAAACCCAGAGCGATTCCGCAACACTGCGCACAAGTACGTATACCTTGCTCGACTGGGACTTACTTCTAACGTCAATAGGACCATGACTATCTTTTGGCTTCATCAGATTCAGATCGCGGCTGTCAACTACCAAGTCAACAATGGACGCGACAAGTTCCCGGATAGAGGTGAATATGCAGAGATCGCTCTCTCGGCGCCGTGGCTCATGAACTCTGGTCTTTGGAGGTCGTATTACTCTAATGATATGCTGTTCACGCCTGAAGCTCGAGAGAATTGGCATCTTCCGGATTTGCAGCCTCTTCCAACCCCCGCTCAAGCCAAGGTAGAGGAGGAACAACGGGATACTCAGCGCCCTGGGAATGATGTGGATAGACTCCCACGTTTTGCATTCTCGGTCGTGCAAAAGACGCTCACGTCTAAGCTCAGACGCGGAGGAGTCGTGAAGCAAGCACTAGAGGCTTTGCAGTCGTCTACAATCCGGCTTCGTGCCTCTGATCCGTCTGTGTCGCCATACTCGGAGACCCAGGCGTATTTCTGGATCCAGATTGTCCACGCGTATTTGCGATCCTTGGAAACTGAGCCATCCAAGGCGTCAAAGGGTACACAATTTGAGGGATCGGTCACGACGCTCACTTTCGAGGCATTCAAGGCTCTCTTTGACATTACTGGAGACGAGTGGCGCCAGTACTACTCGCCTTCTGTATGGCAAGGCATTCCCGCGAGGATGAGCTTTGTGAACCCCGACAAGAAAGCTCTCCCCAACGTCTTTGGCATGCCTTCCAAGGCAAAGATTGATCTCGCCCGGTCGCAGATGGTCAACGCCGTTAGTCGTCGCTTCACCAAACCTTCCGGTCTACCTCCACGCGAGGACCTTGACTTTTGGGCAGCAGTTCTTATTGATGAGGCAAGGCTCATACCTGAAGAGGAAGTCATCGTTGCGAACCATGCCAGCCTGTTACGCTTCCTTTACCAACGACTAAGCAGGGCATCTGAGGAAAAGAGCTCTACGGTCGCGGCGCGGACGGCACTGGAGCTTTCTTCAAGCATGGGCTCTACACAGAGCATGTTTTGGGTACAGCAGGTTCAACTCTGTCTTGCTAGTGGAAAGGTGGCGTCGACATTTGAAGAGTTTGTTACGGCGAATGCGCATCTGGCGTATGAGGATCTACCCTTGGTGTATTACTCGCCTCAGCTGTGGCAGAGCGCTGAGGTGAAGGAGGTTTACGTTCCGCCGGATCGTCATTCGCTTTCGAGTATTGTATCTAGTGGGAAATGAGTAAGTGAAGGAGGTTGACATGATGATTAATGAGGGTAGGAGTGGCCGTGTAATGTGAACAGTGTGAGTCGGGCGCAACGCGAGAGGCTGACAGGAGCTCATATTGGCACACTTTAGTGCATAGCCTGGCATAAGGATTGGAGAAATAATTAGAAGAGATCCAGAGAACTCCATTTTATCTTAGATCTCTTTctaatattagtattaaatacctttagGAAGAGATACTGATAAGGAGTAACTAAATGTAGGTAGCTGGACGCCGCCTTCGATCTCATAATCTACGATCTCTGGCTCATCACGGAATGCTCGTTGTGCTTTCTCTGCGTCTTCCTCACCACTTTCCAACAGTAGCTTAATATCTTGGGCTTCTGGTAGAGCATTTCATGGTCGCTGATGATCGCCTATGGCTCTCTACCTCAATGACTATGCAACCGAACCGAAGGGCCACGAGATGCTGCTTGATTTTGTAAAATACTGTCCCGAAATGCTTCTTTGGTGCCCGTGGACGAGTACACGGCGCGTCTTAGCTACACCATCAAGCAGTGCAGTTAGGCGCGTGACAAGACTGCGTGTGCTCTCCATAGAAGTGCGTTAGGTTGGCGAAAAGTTTTGTTCTCTCATTCCGTTGTGCCACGATGCTGATGGGCTTGCAGGCTCCGTCTTGGCGGTATCTCTGTATGAATCGTGGCATCCATACGAATTGTAGCTTGAGCGTTGATAAGCTGCTGTGGTCCTGAGGGGTTGCTCCTAGAAGCTTGAGACCGGAATAGCCTCGTCTCCACCAGTCAAGCAGCGTCGGGCTCAGACAGATCATATTCCATACGTGGCCAGATGAGCTGGGTTCAATGAGGGAATCGAGCATCATGTGAGTGGTATGGCCTTGAGGGAGGCCGAGGTATTGGGCTAGGATTGGTCTTAATGACTTGATGAGGGCTCGATGGTAGGCCGAAGAGCAAGGAACGATGTGACAGACGTTGGGATGCGATGCCTCTGTCACAATGCAGACACGTTTATCCAACGCCAGGCAAAGATCTTTCTGGTTGTCGTTCCGAACCTTTATTGTCTCTGAGGCAACGCTGCTTCTGGAGGCTTTGTTTGAAACTTCCTCTGGGTTAAGATCTTTTATTGTTAGCTAAATGGTATCTATGCTGCAAAATGAAAGATTTACCCACAGTAATCTGTCAAGTCCACGAAGCTCTCTAAATATACTTTCACCTGATAGGGGTCGAGACGACATTGTTCGGCCGTTATCCGGTTGGATTCACCTGCCTTGATCGGCGTACTCTCGTCATTGTGTGATTCGATACTCTATATTGAACTGTGAGTAGTACTGGGGGGCGTTCGAATAGTTTATGTGTTAAAATTTGCTCTTGTAACGACTCTGGTAGAGCGTTTCTGTTTAGAAAGCAAGACAAGGGGCTGGCCCTGGTGggaagcagaagcaggcaATGGACAACTAGTTAACAAAAGGTTCTTTTGGACTACGCCCTTATCCATATACACGTGGATTATGATCGTAAATACCTGCACACGGTCTCCCCCCACCTCGGTGCACCCTTGTAATCCCACATTTCCGGAACATTGCCTTGCCGGATGCCCTCGATGGCCTCTGCAAACTCGGGACCCTGACCCTGCGCCTTGACGTCGGTGACCTTGTACAAGTAGGTcttgaagctgaagaggatggctTGAGTATTTGGGAAACGAGTTAGGGTTTGCAGCTCGGATCGTAGAAAAGTCTGAGGTCTGTTAGCAGGGGGTGTCTTGGAAAGCGAGTGTTGGGGAACTTGCATCTTCTATGTTTGGTTCACCCGGACCGTCATAGCTCTTTATTCGGTGGTTTGCTTCGCAGTCAAACAACTCGGGGTGAACTTGCACCGACCACTGTGAAATTGCTTTGTCAGTCTCTGAAAGAGTCGCCTGGGTGATTTGATACTCACGTTCTGTCGTTTGATCGGGCTGCCAACTTGCAACTTTGCAAAGAATCGTTCCATACTCGGCCCAATCTTTTCATATCCCGGAACAGGCTTGTGAATGTCCTTCAAGAGTAGCCCAAGCTTTTCTGCTGGATCGAAACTTGAAGGGAAACAACAGACGTAAGCAACGAGCCGGTAACTGTCAGAGTCTGGGACGAGCAGGAATAGCTCCTCTTCTACAGTCTCGCCGAGATTAAGAAGCGCAGATCGGATGTCCCGGGCCTTTGTGGGGAAGGATCTGTTCGTGACGAGATTCTTGAAGATGGTTCCGTCTTGGGAGAGCTGAAACATGGTTGGAAATCGGATAGGGAGATACTCCGTAAGAAAGTAGTCGTAAATCTCCAGTACAGCCTGTTCTCCCCCTGGCAGAAATCCACAGACTGTGTCTTCATGCTGCTTGAGAATCTCTCGGCGCTGGTTGACGCGATCGAGGTAGTCGTGGTCAATGGAGAGGAGTTCAGAGGGAGTATCACGCCTGATGCCTTTCCATGGAGTTAGTAGGCACGTGCATGATAGTATGAGATACTCACCCATCGAGATATTGTATTTGGGCTTGAAGCCTCGAAACTGGGGTGGTTTCTTTGTCCTCCAGTCAAAGTTTTCCAGGGGTGCAATGGGTGATGGCTTTTCATCTGGATATGGCAGATTTTGGGTTGACGCTGTTTGTTTTCGACGGCTCACACAAGTCTTGATGGCAAAATTCTCAGCATACTGAACGTGAAGACTTTCAAAGAATTTTGTTACCTTGGCGTAAATCAGGCAGATGGCGAGCAACATGCCCGCCGCGAGTATAGGAACTTGCATGGTGTCAGGGAGGGAGTGTACAAGAGACCACGGGCAACCTCGTTCTGATGAATTGAAAGGAATGCCTTCTCATTTTAGCTTTTAGGCGTGTGCAAGGCATTTATTTATCTGAGCCCGTCATCCACCTCGAAACCCTCCTCTGTTCACACTTGGTGGTTGTCTTGTACCGATACCGCTCCTGTGGAGTTTTCTCGCGGGGCCTGCTACTTTGGGCATAGCGTGTTGACTCAAgaacatcatctccatcacggGCTTGTCTGGACCTTTGATATGCGTCTACAGATGTACAGTATTACGTATTTTGGTAAAATCTATGACAGGCTACTGGGAGTGAGTGGGTAGTTTCATTGTGAATCGTAGATGTCTTGCCGAGTTGCGGTAGTTGAGCTGGTCATATGGCAGCGTCGAAGAATATCTGTATGTTGAACTTGGTAGGGATTCTTTGTCATTACTTGACGGTAGAATGACAACTTAATCTCGGAATTCTCTGCAGCCTGGTGTCTCTTCACATCTCCTGGTCCGAGTCACAGATCACAAGTATGAGTAATTGTCAACATTCCCTCTATTTGTTAGGATTGCGTTAACAAGGCTCCAAAGTACCTGAGGATCCTCGCTTACATCAGTCTCCACAAACGCTATCTTTAAACCGGCCCGGGTCAAAGCCAAGAGCGCAGATAACCGGCCAAACAAACCATCATCATGTGGATTTATCTCAAGAAAACAAATCCCGAAATGCCAGACTCCTGATTTGCACAGACAAACAACATGTTCCCCTCGGCAGTCCTCGAAACGCCATGACTTCGCACAGAGgtgcagatgatggccatcAGATGACTCCACGTTGCCCGAGCTAGGGCTGATATGGGAGGTGGGGGGAGAAAGTATGCACCTCTATCAGCTTTCTTTAGCTGTGGGCTAATCCGAGAAGAGAAGTCCTGGCGAGAAACTTTGTTCCTGTGTGGCTTGGGACAGTCTTCGCGAGAACGATACCGGGAACCCGGAATCTGGGATGGGTATAAGAGATAGCTAAGATGGCTGGTCTAGAGCATGAATAAAGTGTTAATAAACGAGTGCAAACGACTCTCTTTGTCCTTCTTGTGGATTGTCGCTGTCTGGGATTTTCATCATGTCTTTTGCTATACAACCACCCTTTCTCTCCTCGGGGGCTCTGTCTACAGTATGCTACGTCACTGCAGTGCTCTTTGCTCTCTACTTCATCCGAAGACGAAAAACTgccagagaagagaagagtctTAGCTTGGCGACGAGTCCAAAACGATCTAAAGGCGGGCAAGACTACACTGACGTGTTCCCACCATCACAACGCCCAGTTCTGAGCCGCATTAACTCACGATTCCCTTACGCCGATGGAAACACCGACACATCGAAGCTCTCGAGGATGATCCTCGGAATGAACGAAAACTACGCAACTGCAAGACCCGAGCGGTTCATATACAGCGGGTTCAGCGTTGGAGATGTCTTGAAGTTGGGCAACTTTCCTGACTACGCGGCCTTGTCAGAGGTCCCGTTGCCAAAGCCAGCTGAGGGTTTTGACATCAATACTGCCCAGCCTAGACCTTACAGGCCGCTGAGATGGCCGTACCACCAAACTATGTGTAAGAACCTCCCCTTGACTTGCATCAACATACTAACCTTGGCGATAGCGTTTCAGAAGATGGAGACAGATTACTGGATTGAGCTTGACAACACGTACCATCGATATATCCAGGAACGAAAGAATATCTTCGCTAATAACGGAAAGGATATTCTGAATGCGTTGCCTGGGTCCGAGTTGGCGTGTAAGGAGCTCATGGAAATGGTGGTACAATTTCTTTGCGCCCGGTATCCCCATTACTTTCTGCTAGAGGGTAACACCTTTGTCAACGACATTCTGGGCACCAAAGTCGACCTTTCAACGGTTGATCCCCTGCACGTTTTGTTGGAAAACGTCCCTGAAGACTTTGCTATTATGCTTCGAGACCCTGAGACTGGAAGATACCACTTCCGCGCTGGCGTCATCTGCGCATCAACTGGATGGAGTCTGGGAACGAAACTCGGTTTGGGCCTACCTGAGATCCATGAACCTGTCCCAGATTACAGGGAGAAGATGCAGCTTAGTATGGATCGGTGAGTACTTTCGTGAATGCGACCAAGAGGGAACACCCCATCTGATCTGACGCTTCCAGATTCTTCACAAAGATGCCAGTGTCAAAGCCCATCCAGAGAGGAGCATGGGGATTCGAGGTTGGCCAACATCTGTACATGCCTCCTGAAGACCCTGGCCTAAGCATCCGGGATTCCCAAGATCCGTCTCTTCGCCTTGAGGATCTATACTTTCGCGTCGACTGGCAGACGCTGCGCCGACTCCCGCTATCAGGCGCCATAGTGTTTAACTTCAAAGCCTTCTTCACCCCGGTGACTAGCTTGAAGGATGAACCATATGTTCCCTCATTGAGCCTCAAGGTTATCAGTGATAGCAAGGAGAACTTGGTACGGTATAAGAGCGTTTGGCATGTTGAACACATACTCAAGCCAGCCTTAGCCGAGTATGAGAGGTATCAGATTGAGAATGGAATCATGGAAAAGGATTGGCAGCATCAAACGCTGCCTGAGAGTCCATTCTTTCGGGGCTGGGAGGCAAAGTGGAAGCAGACGAACTTGAACTCGGACCGATGAGGTTTGCCCCAGTCGAAATAGTCCCCGTCATTGAATAGAACATATTGGACACATGGCCGGACCGCAGCGAGGATATAGGGTTGGTATCTCTTGGTGATGTTATACTCCATACATGAAGTCGAGTGGATTGCTGCCAAACGTACCCTTGACACTCCGTACATCGCTCGGAGATTGTAAATGAAATAAAGAGGTGGCTCAAAAGGCAATAAATGTGCCAATCCGTGCCTCATTCTCTCGAGCATACTGTATCCAGTTCATACCCGATTCATATTCCGAGCTCCCCCACAAAGTTGTGAGAAACTGCAGTGCGGTGTGGTTGCACCAGAGCCCCGTCACAGACAACGAGTCAAGAAACAGTCTCTCAATGATGGACTGTCTCAGCTTGTCTCCACGGCACTCAGTGCCAGCGATAAAGCATgggaggaacagatcatGGGAAAATGTATGCACGTGTCCTGCTAGAACGGACTGCATTTCGCGTaggaggatgtcgatggTGGATTTGACAAGTTCTTGGACTTTGTCAGCGGGCGCAAAGGCTTGGTAGCTGTAGATGATGGTGGCGTGGTAGTGTGCTCTGACGACAGCCTGGAAGCATTGTCGCATGTCCTGGTCCTCAGAGAGTGTATTGGCTCTGGCAGACACTTCAGTACAAGCGTTCTGAGCCCTTTGGAGCCATTCTTCCATATCAATGTCTGCCAGCTGTTGACCTTTTCGTCGAGCATGGTGACGTTGTCTCTCGACAGTTGTGATATCGTTAATCACTCCTGTAAAAGACCATATTCTGGTATCGCCGAAGGGCTCGGGTAATGACGTCGAGTCGTCGGTAAAGACGGAAATATTGCAAAGCGTGTCGAGATCAGCTACTTCTTTGAGTAGGAAGCTCTCGATGCCGTTTGGTGTTGTTCTGCGGCTCCGTAGGTTGCCAAAGTTGATGAGCGTTCGACAGGCACGCAGATGGAGTTTCCAGTCCCTTGATCCGGGGATAAAAGCCTCGGTGTAGCATAAAACCAACATTGCCGTGAGAATCTCGACAAAAGACTGGCTGGTTTGTGATTGTACTTGTACTGTTCCATGGGCTGGTTGTAACTCAAGTCGCATCTTTTGATTCAAGACCCGAAGACTTTCATTCCTGAGCCATGTCTGCATCTGAAGGAGTCGTGCCGTCTGATCGGCAGTCTCGGTCGATGTCGTATGTATATGAGCAGCTGCTAGACTGCTTATCGCAAGGCGGAGGCAAGTCGAGTTCTGGGCAAGAGGTAGAATCGTGTTCCGCCATGGACTGCCGGGGAGGTCGATCCAGGTCAGTCGAGGGATGACTCTGGTGCAGAAGTGGTTTAGGAGACTGTTGGAAAGTGTGACTGATGAGATGCTATGAacgagatcaaggtcatgagatggatggggaaCGTCTGTAGATGTTTGTAAATCAAGGGTTGTTTCTGGTAATGAGGATGGAGtgtgttgaggttgaggactGTTACAAGAGACCTCGGCCTCTACAGTTCTTCGTTTTGAGAGTTTGtgcttctttgcctttctGTTGTCTTTATACAGTACTGGAGTTGACTTTCCGGCAAACTTGCCTCTGCTTGCCACCCCTTGGTTCCATCTGAGCGGAACAGGATGATAACCAGGACAGTCCAGGTCTCGGCTGGCGCACTTGACACATGTCGGTAGGCTTCGATCGCACTTGATCCGTCGTTTGATGCAAAGCGGACAGTCTGCTCAGCCAAGTCAGAGTTTGTATTGACAACAGTAGTTTTGGCAGACTCGCCTTGAGTTGCTACTTGTCGGTTAGGACTAAGAGAGTCGAAACGGATGTTTCTCGCCGCCATGGCGGTAACTCGGTCGAATGGACAAGGGGAGCGCACTCAACAGGGTGTCTCGGATAATTCCGCCGAGTCCATCTACTTGTCTGCCTGGAAATCCTTCGTCTGCAGGTTCTCAGTGGTAGAGTCATGAGTTGTCAAAAAGAAGAGGGGCTCCAAGGGCGGCTAAACCCGATCTCGGCACCCACGTGACCCAGTTCACATGTCATGTCGATTGAGACAATATTTTTCACCCTGCAAATGTAACGAAACATTTACCAAGAGCCAATTACGGCATAAGAATCCCTCCGATCAACAGTTCAAACTGAATAGCGCTTATTTCCTCCAAAGTCATGATTAAATCTCGGAGGCTTGGCGGCCTCTTTAGGGTTGCTCgcgtgttggtgttggtccATGTTGCACGGACGATGCATGTCAAACGACTCAGACGGTGAGGCAAAAGGACTCAGGGATCCAATATCTGAATAGGAGGTCAGTCGAAGTTTGACTTATTAGCTGAGTGAAAGCCTTGCCTTGAAGAAAGCTGCCTAGAGCCAAGCCTCTTGGCATTCCGAGATAGCCATGTTCTTCAAATGACGGAGCTGCATTTATGGTTTCAGCTCGATCTTGATTACGTCGTCCACCACGTACGCCGATCAAAAAGGGGATGTTTTCATTATTTAAACTGGCCGAGACATGAGACCCGTCGTGGAAAGGTCCAGACCACACAGCCACGCCAAAGACAAACGTCCCTGTCACAGGGCTGAAGCCAAGCACTGTCACTCAGCTGGATCCTTACCGGAAACGGCAAAGTATTCGTATTCTTTACGGTCCAGCCAATGGCGTCGCTCACACTCGGCAGACCCGCAATGTCTCCGGGATCATGTCCATGGCGCCCCCAAACCATTTAACCATCAAGACAGCGCCGCCAAGGGTATCGTGTGAATTTCCCGAATATTCTTTACGGCCGCTGCAAGTCTGGCCACGCGACAGGTGAACCTATTCCCTCTCCTTGATTGGGCCGCTCGTAGTTTTGTCCAAGATGGCTCCGCTTGAGCCTCAGCAACCACCACGCAAGAAGTGGACAAGGGCAAAGGCGCCGCGAGTGAGGACTGGCTGTAAGACTTGGTATGTCGTCATCATTTGACTTGTAGTGTGTTTGAGTGCCCATGTATGCTAACACCCCCTGGCAGCAAGTTAGTTGTGCAGATAAACTCCCCGTGGTACATCCCTGTGTACTGATCCCGCTCTATAGAATCCGACATTTGAAGTGTGACGAACAGAAGCCCGTATGTCAACGATGCCAGAAAGATAGACAGAAATGCGACGGCTACGAAGATCCAAAAGCTCCCGTcgtcaaggcaaagaagccgTTGAAGCTGGTGCAGTACcagtccaagcccaagctcCCAGACTGCCGGGCCCTCTCGGCACTGAGACCTGCCCTGTCGATCGAGAATCTCGGCTCCCCATCCGACGCCGCCCTCTTCTACCACGCCCGGGAGTGTACCATTATGGATTTCGACGTGCTCTCCGGGTCCCTGTTTTGGCGCAACTTTGTGCTACCACTCGCCCACACCGTTGAGCCAGTCAAGCACGCACTCTGCGCTCTTGGCGGAGCACATCGTCGGTTTGTGGCTGGCTATCAGGGAGACGCCACATCGTCGTCACTGGCGACCGAGTTTGAGTATGCCTCTATTCAGAAGTACAACCAGGCCATACTACACATGAAGCCTCTCATGGAGGACAACTCTGAGATGAACCTCCAGACTACTCTCATCTGCTGTGTCATCTTTATCTGCATTGAGAGTCTACACGGGCGCTACACAGAGTCGATACGACATCTCAAGGCTGGGTGCCAGTTGCTCAACTCTTTCCGTGCCGAGATGGAATTTGGAAATGTACCATCATCCCTGTTTCAGCCCACGAATGGGAAAGAGGTCGAATATAGCTTGTTTGACCTAGTAACCGAGATGTTCTACCGGCTTGGGCAGAATGTCGCCATCTATGTGGGAAGCGACACATTTCACGATCTCATCCTTCCTTTTCGCGCCGGCCACATGGGTGACCCCAAGACACCCTTTTCCGACCTCGTCGAAGCAGCCTTCTATTTGGAGCGCGTCGATGAGTTCTACGACAAGACTTATATCGAATTTGTGGCAGGCCCCCGACCAATCAGGC encodes:
- a CDS encoding Ubiquitin carboxyl-terminal hydrolase; its protein translation is MSSTTDPNPSDARPAFIPLEANPQLMTTLIHKLGVSPALGMHDVYSLTDPDLLAFIPRPALALLLVFPVSAAYESHRMAEDSLVDEYRGKGDAEPVLWWPQTIRNACGLMGLLHAVSNGNARNFIEEGSTLDTLIKKSIPLGPDGRARVLEQTPDLATAHKEAASQGDTPAPPAEDDVELHYVCFAKGSDGGLWELDGRRKGPIRRGDLLEDEDVLSSKGLSLGALKFLEREGGDLRFSAVALAGWTTLTVLGIARWLLGRGPEHSGLIIGNDASGKTTMLYKLKLGEIVTTIPTIGFNVETLEYPDGGKITLWDVGGCDKIRPLIRHYMQPDRFLIFIQSCGDLDPDRIKFSLEYLRMGLAMMAEQGCRHMFILFNKQDLLPPDERDSIVKGIRVQIEKEIAPYLGNHDIRILDYPGLCATSGEQLYPAMEEIRQTIQQIKKPAQPDTKAQVAELEKGPSDTELIERVKKANADAVDAESFWASFMDGSLNSWDHYTHLRAGFFVLHDCFARGFGLLECADEFMAHLNRLRQGNPERFRNTAHKTMTIFWLHQIQIAAVNYQVNNGRDKFPDRGEYAEIALSAPWLMNSGLWRSYYSNDMLFTPEARENWHLPDLQPLPTPAQAKVEEEQRDTQRPGNDVDRLPRFAFSVVQKTLTSKLRRGGVVKQALEALQSSTIRLRASDPSVSPYSETQAYFWIQIVHAYLRSLETEPSKASKGTQFEGSVTTLTFEAFKALFDITGDEWRQYYSPSVWQGIPARMSFVNPDKKALPNVFGMPSKAKIDLARSQMVNAVSRRFTKPSGLPPREDLDFWAAVLIDEARLIPEEEVIVANHASLLRFLYQRLSRASEEKSSTVAARTALELSSSMGSTQSMFWVQQVQLCLASGKVASTFEEFVTANAHLAYEDLPLVYYSPQLWQSAEVKEVYVPPDRHSLSSIVSSGK